TATATACGTATCCTGTAAAGAGGTGTAGTTATACTGCCTCTGCATAGCTTCTATCTCAGCTTCCAGTTGTTCATAAGGCAGTAGCACTTCAAATTCAAGCGTGGAGTTTTTGGGTACGTCTTTTAGGATGCCCGTGATGGTGTAGTTGTGAATTTCCTTTTCCCGCTGAATTGGAAGTGGTTCTCCGACCGGGTTGGCTTTGTTGAAATACTTCTGTGCTGCTTTTTCTGTAATCAGTGCAGAATATTTGTCTTTAAGGGCATTCGCAGGGTCGCCATGAATGAGTGGGAAAGAAAAAATGTCGAGGAAGTTGGGATCAACAAAACCCAGGAGCGGTCGAAAAGAGCGATCTTCTATACTAATATCCCCGCTGTCATTGCTGAAACGAACAGTCTGTATGTTGGGGAATGTTTCGCTGATTGCAGGACCGAGAGAGTGTGGTACCCCACCAATCATACGATCACCAAAAGGACCTTTTTCTTTTGCTGTAATCCGATAGATGCGGTCGGCCTTTTCATGAAAGGTGTCGTAGGTCCATTCGTGGTGGACAAAGAGAAAGGTGAGGATGCAGAAGGCGAGGCCAATGGAAATGCCGATGATGTTGATGGCAGAGTAGATGCGGTGTCTGGCGAGGTTGCGGATCGCCGTTTTCAGGTAGCTACCGAATAAAGACATTTCAACACTGGCTTTGAACATTTTATACCTCATAGAAATACAGAATTGCAAAACTACTAGAAATTCACGATATTTAAAATCACGAGAATCAAAAAAAATTCGCATTGCGTGTTGGAGCCTTTTTTATGAAAACCGAGCGTTGGACAATCCCAGGGATTATCAAAGACGGTGTGGTTGTGCCCCAGAGCAATACCCCCTTGCCCAATGGCATCTATGTAGATATTCTCATTCGTCCTGTGGATATGACGCCTGAACTCAAGTCCGAATTAGACCAGTGGGACAAGGCGAGCGATGAGGCATGGACACTGATTGATCAATGGGAGGCAGAAGAGCGGTGAATGTTGGGGACATTCATTGGGTCGATCTGCCCTCCGCCAATGGCCATGAGCAACGCGGGCGTCGTCCCGCCGTGGTTTTACAAGATGACAACTATGGTGACGGCTTACCTGTTGTACTTGTGATACCTCTGACGACAGTAAGGTCAGCAACCCGTTTTGCTGGTACGACATTCATTCGTCCCACACCAGAAAATGGGTTGCAACACGAATCGGTGGCACTCGTATTTCAACTGAGGGCGATTGACCGACGTCGCCTTCAGGAACGCATTGGGAATGTGAGTACTCAGGTTTTGAACACAATATTTGAGGAGCTTGCAAAACTCACGGGACGCAATCTGTAAGAGAGATTCTTACGATAGGATTGCTCATTACCACAGACAACAGAACGCCATTGCATTTTCGCATATTTCAAAAAAGGGGACTGGGTGACCGGTCCCCTTAA
This DNA window, taken from Gemmatimonadota bacterium, encodes the following:
- a CDS encoding type II toxin-antitoxin system PemK/MazF family toxin; this translates as MNVGDIHWVDLPSANGHEQRGRRPAVVLQDDNYGDGLPVVLVIPLTTVRSATRFAGTTFIRPTPENGLQHESVALVFQLRAIDRRRLQERIGNVSTQVLNTIFEELAKLTGRNL